In the Candidatus Dechloromonas phosphoritropha genome, GTAGTGCTGGCCGATAACGACCAGGAGGCGCTGAGGATTGGCGGCCTGCTAGAGAAAAAACATCCCGGGAAAAATATTTTGGCAGTCAAGGGCGGGCTGACTAGCTGGAAGGCGGCGACGACCGTACCGGATAGCCTAAATGCGGCCGATGGCGCGCCCAAGGGCAGTTTTCAATTCGTCATTCCCCACAATACCTGTGAAGTTGGCACGCCCCTGCAAAAGCTGCAAAGCAATCCGAAATGAGCCTCGCCACCCCCAGTTTTCGCGCCAGCAACTGTACACGCTTCCGATTTCGTTACAGCGAGTGCAGCCGTTGTGCCGATGCCTGTCCACATGAGGCGATTACCCTGTCTGACGAGGGTGCTGCGGTCGACGCCGGAAAATGCCAGAATTGTGGCCTGTGTGTCAGCGCCTGCCATACTGGGTCCTGGTCGAGTGCCAGCTTCAAACTGATTGATCTGCTTCGCCAGGCTATCCGCCAGCCAAGCTGGAGCATCGCCTGCGCCCCTTCGGGTGCCAAGGCGGATGCCATCGTTCCCTGTCTTGGCGCCGTCGATGGCATTGCCCTGGCCTATCTGGCCAAACGTTGCATTCCAGTCACCTTGCTGGGCAACTGGCACTGTACCGAATGCCCTCATGGGAAAACCGGTGCGCCGCAACTTGCCATCCATCAGGACGCGCTGGCCATGCTGCATCAGGGCGCGCAAGCCGGCCTCGGCGATGGCGAACCACTCGAAAACTGGGTGATGCCGGTGCTGGCCCCGAATCCACGGCCCGGCGCAGCAGGTGGCGAGGCCAAGCAGGAAAATGCGTTTGCGCCGGCGCGCCGCCAGTTGTTCCGGCGCCTGATCGGGCGCGGCATCGACGAGGTCGTTCTCGCCGAAACACCACGGGAAGCCGCTCCTATTCCGGAAAAAGCAATCCGGCCAGGGCCCTACGCCTTGTCCGAACGGCGCGAGTTGCTGCAGATCGTCTGCCAACGCAAGGACGAACACCCATTCCCAGTCACGCTCCATGAGGGTCTGCCGCTCATGCAACTGAGCCTGCATCCCGGCTGCACCGTCTGCGAAGCCTGTTTCCGGGTCTGCCCGACCGCCGCCTTGCAGATTGATGAAAACCCAGATGCCTGGGCGCTGACCTTTCGTCAGGATCGCTGCGTCGCCTGCATGGCCTGCCTCGAAGTCTGCCAGCCCCGGGTGCTCGATGCCGAGGCCAGCTTCGACGCCCGTCCCGAGCAAGCCAACCGCGTCCTGCTCAGCCTCAACAAACAACGCTGCCAGCGTTGCGACCGCCATTTCGTTTCGCCATCGCCGGAGCAAACCTGCCCGATCTGCCGCGATGACGAAGATGCCTTTGCAGCCATTTTTGGCTGATTTTCAGGAGACAAAACATGCAATGGGAGTTCTCAACCGAAGATGTTGTCAAGGCCAGGGCCGATTACGGCCTTGAGGAATTCCGTCGCGATCTGGCGGAAGAAGTGCGCATGAATCTCGGTGTCGCCGATGAAGTCCAGCAATTGCGCAGCTTCAACCTGATCTACGATATGTGCTACGCCTTGGCGACCAGCAAGGATTTCGAAGATTTTCTGACGGCTTATGCCTTCGATCCGCCGACCATCGAATTCCTCCGCGAAGTCGAACCGCTGATGGCCGACAACGTCGCCATGCTCGGTGCCATCCTGCAACGCCTGATCATGGACCGGGTGGAAGCGGGAATGGCGCTGGAATCGGCTGTTCAAGGCGCTGCACTCTGGCATTCCAGCCTGGTCGCCAATAACCCCTCTGGCGCCAGCATGTGAAGATCTCTGGCGAAAATCGCTGGCCGACTTTTTGCGTAGCTATCACGGTTCAAACTTTTCTGGCCAAGCCATGACCCTGCAACACAGCGAGCTATCTGACCGTTTCGGGCGACGCATCGAATACTTGCGACTCTCGGTCACCGACCGTTGCGACATGCGCTGCGCCTACTGCATGCCGCAGGAATTTGACTCTTACGAGGAGCCCTCGCATTGGCTCAACTTTGACGAGATTGAACGAATTCTTCGCATCTTTGCCCGGCGCGGCCTGCGCCGGGTTCGCCTGACTGGCGGCGAACCACTGCTGCGCAACCGTCTGACCGACCGCAGCCGTCGCATCAAGGCCATCCCGGGCATCGATGACCTTTCCCTCAGCACTAACGGCACACAACTAGCCAAACATGCCGCAGCCTTGAAAGCCGCGGGCATTGATCGCCTCAATATCAGCCTGGACAGCTTGCGGCCGGAACGCTTTGCCGCCATCACCCACCGCGACGTGCTGCCCGATGTCTTGCACGGACTGGCGGTAGCCCGAGCCGCCGGCTTCGCCCCGCTCAAGATCAACATGGTCTGGCTGGCCGGGACCAATGACGAATAACTGGAAGCAATGATCGATTTTTGTCGCCAGGGTGGCTTCATTCTCCGGCTTATCGAAACCATGCCCATGGGCTAGACCCGGCGCAATGCCAGCTTTGCCAGCCTACAGCCGTTGATCGAGTCCTTGAAAAAAGCTTCGGCCTGATCAATGGCCTGATTCCCGGGGGGGGCCCGGCGCGTTACCTAGTCAGCCCGCACGAGAATTTCAGCGTCGGATTCATCACACCGCTGTCACAGCATTTTTGCGAGACCTGCAACCGTGTCCGCTTGACAGTCGATGGCGCCCTCCACCTCTGTCTCGGTCAGGAAGACCGTCTGGATCTGCGCGGCATGCTGCGGGGCGGCGCCAGTGATGCTGACCTCGATCAAGCCCTGACGTTGGCACTGCTCAACAAACCTGAGCGCCATGAATTCAACGAGCGCCCGGAAAAAACTGTACGCTTTATGTCGATGACTGGCGGCTGATTACTCAGCGACTTGGCCGGAGATACTTACTTCAAGCCCCATTTTTTTCATCTCTTCCCATAGGTTTTTGCGGGAAATGCCGAGTCCAGCCGCCGTATCGGCAATGCGGCCACCGTTTTGGACCGGCATGTTGGCAATATAAGTTCGCTCGCCGGCGCGTATGGTGGCTTCTGCGGGCCTCGATGCTTCCGCCTAGGGGTCGATTGTTCGCGTTCGTCAAAACGAAAGCTGACGTTCAGCGCGATATTATGCTGAGAGGCAGGTAACCGGGGTATTGCTGACCGTGACGATCCAGCATCCGAATGGGCGGAATGGCCGATCAAGAGTCACCCGCCTGAAATCTTTGAGAGGCGGCTTTGTGTTCAGTAAGCAGCCAAATAGCTTTCTAATGTCATGAGACGGCTGAGGGTCGATTCTTGCCGGTCAGTCCCGATCTGAACTGACACCCTTTGTCAGATGAAGTCCGGATTTCTACATCTGAGCGGTCATCGTGTTCTCCCTGAACTCAATGCATTATTCGGCGGCCCAAAGCTGGTCGACTTCCTGCTCGGCCTCAAATAGGGCAAACGACCTCAGATCAACAATGCCTCGTCGGTGGCGACCCGGATGGTGCGCGAACCAATATTCACCGTATGCACACCATCCAGAAACGCCTTGCCGCGAACCGATTCACCATCGACTGCCGTACCCGTGACACTGCCCAGATCATAAATCCAGACATCGTCGGGAAGGTTGACGATTACCGCATGCCGGCGGCTGATGCCGTTTTGGTTGAACGGGATGTGGTTTGTGTCGAGCCGACCGAACGTGATCAGTGGTGTCTGAAACGAGTAAACATAGCCGTCACCACAGTCAAAAAACATCGTTTGGGGCTTCCGACGTTTCTCGCTTGGGTCAAAGCGGTAATCCTGAAAGAGTAATTTTGACTTGAGCGATGGGGGGCCGTCTTTGTGCCAACTCTTCGGGCGTTCCGTGGCAATCTCAAAGTTCAGGCGCGCAAAGGGATTGGTCAGAGAACTCTTGTCGTAATTTTCCAGAAAGTCGCGCGAATACTCACCCGAAAGCAGACGGCACAAAAAACGATTGTTCTCAAAACAGTTATTGGCAGCGCCCTGTGCCATCACGGTTTCGGCCAGATGCTCGCCAATTTCGTAGCGCTCGGTCTGATAGAAACATTGCAATAGAAGATTGCACGCTTCGAAGTCGACGGCTTCGCGTTGCAGATGGTCGGTCAGCATCGAAATCGCTTGGGCGTGGTTCCCTTCTTCGAGTGCGATCCAGCCGAGTTCCTTTTGCAAGGCAACGCGGGGGCTGATCCGCACCGCTTCGGAGAAATATGTCTTGGCATGTGCCGTGCGCCGCAGCATCAATTCCAGGCGGCCGGCTACGACAAGCGCCGAAACACAGTCCGGCGCGACAGGTAGAGCTTGGTCGACACATTTTTTGGCCGTGACCCACTTCTTTCGCGAAAGCAGGGTACGCGCCTTCTCCGCCAGGCTATGCGCCTTGATCCGGTTGCCGTCGATAATATAGGGTACATGGCGCGATTCGATGGCCTCGGCAAAATCAGTCATCGATTGGAATCGTTGCTCGGGCGTCGGATGGGTGGCTTTTAGCAGTAGTTCTTGAATCCAGCGGTCGAGGGTCGTCGGGATAAATTCGTGCTGTATTTTCGCCCGCAACAGTTCGTTGTCAGGAATCGTGCGCAACGGATTGCAGCCAAGCAATAGCTCCAGCAACGTAACACCGAGGGCATAGATGTCGATACGCACGTCGTCGCTGGCGGCTTCACCAAGGGAAAGTTCAGGCGCCATGTAGGCGCGCGTGCCCCAGTTCCTGTTCGCCACGCCGAAATCGGCGACCTTCAAGCGCCCGTCGTCCGTCAGCAGCAGGTTTTGCGGCTTGATGTCGTGGTGAACGATGCCATGCCGATGAACGGCGGCCAGCGTGTCGGCTAACGTCTTTGCCCAAGCGAACACCCTGACGGAATCGAGCGGTCGACCGCACATAGCGTCTGCCAGATTACCGCCCGCGCAATGCTCCATCACCAGATAGAGATTTTCCTCGTCCGCGAAGTGGTGGAGAAACTTGACGACATGCGGATGATCGAGCGCGGAAAGGTGCTGCATTTCCTCAATCAGCATTGAAGGATTGCTGATCGCCTCGTTCCTGAGTTGCTTGACGGCCACATAGCGACCGGCGATCAGCACATCCTCCGCCAGCCAGACCCGCCCGAAGCCACCTTCGCCAAGTGTGCGAACAAGCCGATACGTGTTATCGAGCGGAAAGATAGATAGCTGCATGGATCGGCTAGCCCTCGTCACCGGCTGGGCCGTCGTAGTGAACGACGCCCGTCCGGCTGTCTATCACAATCACGCGACTGCTGCGAAGCATAAGTCCATCCTTCCCATCACCCCATGGTGCTTGAACGTACCAGCACGGTTCGGGCGGGTTGGTGTAGATGCGGAAGTTGCTTGGCTTCTTGCCGTGGCAGGTCAAGGTCCCCGCAACCACGGGTTGCGCGAGAGTCCGTGACGCGATTTCCAGCGCCGCGCTCTGAGTGATTTGCGGAAACAGATAGACCCGCGATTGTTTTGTCCGATTCATTATTTCGCGTTTGGAAGCCACTGGCTCAGTAATCGATCATCCTACACTGGTCACGGTGAACGGTCATTGACGGTGGGCCTGGTAGCGATTTATGCAGGGGTGTCTGAATCTGTTTCGTAAAATCGATAAGTCAGCGTGACAGACGCACGGGATTCCATTCAGTCAATAAATTTCCGTGGGATTGGTTGGGCGGCAGGGTATGGGCTTACTTGAAAAGCGTCACACAACCTACAATGACGGACAAATCAAAGGGAGGAAGCCCCCATGCCGGAACTCAGTTTCAAGGGCAAGGAGTTTGTCTATAACCACCACCTCGCCGTACCGCATCGGCCGCTGGTGCCAGACCCCGATAAATCGGTAGGCGAAGCACGGCCGGATGGCAATCTGATCATCCACGGCGACAACCTGCACGCGCTGAAATCGCTGCTGCCGATGTATGCGGGCAAAGTGGATTGTGTTTTCATCGACCCACCTTACAACACGGGAAACGAGGGCTGGTGCTACAACGACAATGTGAATAGCCCAATGATGCAGCAGTGGCTTTCAGAAAATCCTGTCGGTATCGAGGATGGCCTGCGGCACGACAAATGGTGCGCCATGATGTGGCCTCGCTTGCGGCTATTGCATGAACTGCTTGGGGAAGGCGGAAGCATCTGGATCACGCTTGACGACAACGAGGTGCATCAGGCGAGAGCAATGCTCGATGCCATCTTTGGAATACAGAACTTCATTGCCTGCTGCATCTGGCACAAGATGGACAGCCCAAAGAATACGGCTGAGCATTTCAGTGTGGATCATGATTATGTCTTGGTTTATGCAAAAAATGCAGCGCTATGGAGCATGAATCTGTTGCCGCGAACAGACGAGATGCTTGCTCGATACAAGAATCCCGACAATGACCCCCGTGGCCCGTGGCTTCTTACCCCGGATGTTTCATAAACCCGCCGCGCGATGTCAATGTCGTGCCATTCCAGCCGTGATGCGAGTCAGCTTGCTGCGAATTTTGCTGCCAACCCGCCACGATCGGCCAAATACCCCAACTTTTGGGCATCACACCCTGCCGCCATCGATCCCTGGACAGAGCGCTGGCGAGACCTGACCTCCGCTCAAGCGGATTCGAGTCGGTAGCATGAGACGGCGTCGCCGAGTCGATCAGGCCGGTGCCGGCGGGCGCGGGACGAGGTAAAGCAACTCGGTCACCCGCGCCAGCACCCCTTCATCGGACACGACGTAGGCAAGGACAGCTTGATCCGATCCTTGTACTGCACCACGCGCACCGCCAACTTAAAGAGTTTCAGGATAATCGACAGCGGTTGCGCCTTGGCCAGTTCCGTATGCACCAGCGTGTTCTCGCGCAAGCCGTGAATCAACCCATACGCCGCACACGAATAGAACAGCCGCAGGTGATTGGCGAGGAAGGCATGATCGGAGGTCCGGTCACTGGCCAAGTCGTTCTTCACCGCCTTGATGAAGTTCTCGTCCTGCCCTCGAGCACAGTACAGCTCTTTGTAAAGCACATCAGGCGTCGGGTCGGACAGCGAGGTCACCACGTACCGCGGGTTGTCACCCAAGGCCATCACCTCGGCCTTGACCACCACGCGGTAAGCCTTGGGCCACGAGCCCGCCTGATACTCGATATCGTCGTACAGTCGTGTCGCCGCAGGCTCGGCGTTCCCCAGGCGCTGGGCGTTGGCGCTGTGTGTCTGGTGCAGCGCACGGGCTTTCTTCAGCAGCGGCTCGGCCTTGGGCGAGAGCACCTGGTTGCCGGCCAGGCCGAAGAGGAAGTCCAGATGCGGATCGGACGCGCACAAGGCCATCAGTTCGGGATTCGAGAAGTGGCCATCCCCGCGCAGAATGATGTGGGTCTCGGGCCAAGCCTGGCGGAGCAAGCGCAGCACGCGCTTGATGATGGCCGCGTTCTCCTTGCCAGTCGGGCGTTTGCCCGGACGCAGGACGGCAGTAATGAACTTCCCGGAAAGTCCTTCGAAGAGAAACAGCGGCAGGTAGCAGTGATTCCCGTAGTGGGGGTTATAGAACGCCAGTTCCTGCTGCCCGTGAGTGGCATCCTCCGAGTGATCCATATCGAGCACGATCACGGCAGGCGCTTGGGCGTAGCTGGCGATGAAGGCGTCGACGAAGCTTTTGGCCAGGCGGTAAATGTCTTTGCGCGATACGCTGTTTTCGAGCCGGGAGAGCGTGGGGCCGGAGGCCAGGTCATTTCCCTCGTCCAGCGGGGCACGACCGACCGCCAGTTTGAACAGCGGATCGCGCCGCAGCGTGTTGGCGTCATTACCGTCGGCGTAACCGCTGGCGGTCTGGAATATCCGCTGGCGGAGCAGGTCGGCCAGGGGATGGTCAATGTACGAGGCGTGGCGTTTGTCGTGAATCGCGCTGACCAGGCGGGGAATCAGGCCGATTTGCAGGTCGATGCCACGCAACAGGAGTGCGCCAAAGTCGGAGGACATCGCCCCGCCGTCAAACTCTGCCCGGATCGTAAATCCGGCGCTGGCGGGAAAGCGAAGCTGGGTTGGGATAGAATAGTCCATAGGCGGTCTCGTTTAGGCTTCTTACAAAGCGTTATTGGCGTAACCCCAATTATATCAATGGGTTAAACGAGATTCGCCTGCTTTTATGAAAAATTCGGGTTAGTGATTTGGCAGCGAGAAACTATTACGCACAGGGCCAGTACCCTATTGCCACGAAGAACGGCAAAGTCATCAAAGGGCCGCCAGCGGGAAGCTACTGGCGGGTAAGCAAAGATAAGTTCGTTGAGTTTGATCGGGATAATCGAATTTGGTGGGGCGAGTCAGGAGACAACAGACCTGGCATTAAGCGATTTTTGTCTGAAGTCAAAGATGGGGTTGTTGCCCAGACAATCTGGCGGTGGCAAGACGTTGGTAGCACAAGAAACTCAAAGCAAGCATTGTCTGCAATCTTGGGCGCGAACAAAGGGGAGGACATATTCATTACCCCGAAGCCGGTGGAGCTTATCGCTAGGATATTGACCCTAGCGACAACAGAACACTCAATAGTTCTTGATTCGTTTGCTGGTTCAGGTACCACGGGACATGCAGTTCTCGCGACCAACAAAGAGGATGGCGGCGACCGCAAATTCATTTTGGTGGAGTGCGAAAAATACGCTGACGACCTCACTGCCGAGCGAGTCCGCCGCGTCATAAATGGGTACAGCTTCCAAGGCAGACAACGTGAAGAACTGTTGAAACAGTCCCTCACGTTCAGCGACCTGAAAAAAGCCGACAAACTGCTGGCGCAGATTGCCAGTATCGAAAATCTGGACGGCCATCGCTTCGACAAGATCGAAAAAAAGGTGAAGGATGGCGAACTGATCGTGGAAGGCATCAAGGCCATCAAGGAACGAACCGAAGGCTTGGGTGGCAGCTTCACCTATTGCACATTGGGCGAGGCCGTTGATATGGACAGGATGTTGACGGGCGAGAACCTGCCGAGTTTCGATTCCTTGGGTGCTCTGCTGTTCCACATGGCAACCAACGAGGCGATCAACCCTGCCAAGGTGTTCGAGAAAGACGGACAAGGCTACCTTGGGGAGTCAGCCACGTTCCATGTTTGGCTCATCTACAAGCCCGATCTTGATTTCCTCAAATCCCGCGACTCGGCCCTGACGCTGACCAAGGCCAAGGCACTCGCCGAGTCGAAGCCGGGCAAGCGGCACCTTGTTTTCGCTGCCGCCAAGTTTGTTTCGCAGAAACTGCTGGATGAGGAAAAGGTTCCCGTAGAGTTTGCCCCGCTGCCGTGGGCCTTGTACCGCGTCGAGCGAGGCTAAAATGTCCTTGCGCGACCTCGACTACCAGAGCCGTGTCCTAACACGGCTGGACGATTATCTGGACGAGCTTTCCAGCCAGAAAAAGCGGGCTGATGGCATTGCCAAGCTGGCGGCGGAACAGCCTGACCTTGGACTTGAAGTGCCGGACTTCGCGCTGAAAACCTGGGAGGCGTTGAAGGCAGCAGGCAAGGTGCCCGACTCACGGCAGGCGATCCCTTATTCCTCCCGTTTTGACGGCATCGGGCGGGCGGTACCGAACATCGTATTCAAGGTGCCGACGGGCGGCGGTAAAACTTTTCTGGCCGTTTCGTCGCTATCCAAGATTTTCGGGCGCTATCTCGGCAGGAATATGGGTTTTGTCCTTTGGATCGTGCCGAACGAGGCCATCTATGCCCAGACCAAGCGGCAACTGATCGACCGCCAGCACCCTTATCGGCAAATGCTCGACGTGCTCTCGGGCAATGCGGTACAAATCTTGGAGAAAGCCGACCAACTGGATGCACGCGACGTAGAAGGCCACCTGTGCGTGATGTTGCTGATGCTGCAATCGTCCAACCGCGAGAACAAGGATTCGCTGAAAATGTTCCGCGACCGTGGCGATGTACACGGATTTTTCCCACCCGAGGGTGATCAGGAAGCTCACGCTGAGGTACGGAGGCAAACCCCAAATCTGGACATTTATGATCTGGCTGGCACCGCGTATCCGTGGCCGCAGGTCAAGGATTCACTCGGCAACGCCTTGCGCCTGATTCGGCCCGTCGTCGTAATGGACGAGGGGCATAAGGCCGTTTCCGACTTGGCCTTTGCGACACTTTATGGTTTCAATCCGTGCTTTGTGCTGGAACTGACGG is a window encoding:
- a CDS encoding 4Fe-4S dicluster domain-containing protein — protein: MSLATPSFRASNCTRFRFRYSECSRCADACPHEAITLSDEGAAVDAGKCQNCGLCVSACHTGSWSSASFKLIDLLRQAIRQPSWSIACAPSGAKADAIVPCLGAVDGIALAYLAKRCIPVTLLGNWHCTECPHGKTGAPQLAIHQDALAMLHQGAQAGLGDGEPLENWVMPVLAPNPRPGAAGGEAKQENAFAPARRQLFRRLIGRGIDEVVLAETPREAAPIPEKAIRPGPYALSERRELLQIVCQRKDEHPFPVTLHEGLPLMQLSLHPGCTVCEACFRVCPTAALQIDENPDAWALTFRQDRCVACMACLEVCQPRVLDAEASFDARPEQANRVLLSLNKQRCQRCDRHFVSPSPEQTCPICRDDEDAFAAIFG
- a CDS encoding protein kinase, coding for MQLSIFPLDNTYRLVRTLGEGGFGRVWLAEDVLIAGRYVAVKQLRNEAISNPSMLIEEMQHLSALDHPHVVKFLHHFADEENLYLVMEHCAGGNLADAMCGRPLDSVRVFAWAKTLADTLAAVHRHGIVHHDIKPQNLLLTDDGRLKVADFGVANRNWGTRAYMAPELSLGEAASDDVRIDIYALGVTLLELLLGCNPLRTIPDNELLRAKIQHEFIPTTLDRWIQELLLKATHPTPEQRFQSMTDFAEAIESRHVPYIIDGNRIKAHSLAEKARTLLSRKKWVTAKKCVDQALPVAPDCVSALVVAGRLELMLRRTAHAKTYFSEAVRISPRVALQKELGWIALEEGNHAQAISMLTDHLQREAVDFEACNLLLQCFYQTERYEIGEHLAETVMAQGAANNCFENNRFLCRLLSGEYSRDFLENYDKSSLTNPFARLNFEIATERPKSWHKDGPPSLKSKLLFQDYRFDPSEKRRKPQTMFFDCGDGYVYSFQTPLITFGRLDTNHIPFNQNGISRRHAVIVNLPDDVWIYDLGSVTGTAVDGESVRGKAFLDGVHTVNIGSRTIRVATDEALLI
- a CDS encoding site-specific DNA-methyltransferase, translating into MPELSFKGKEFVYNHHLAVPHRPLVPDPDKSVGEARPDGNLIIHGDNLHALKSLLPMYAGKVDCVFIDPPYNTGNEGWCYNDNVNSPMMQQWLSENPVGIEDGLRHDKWCAMMWPRLRLLHELLGEGGSIWITLDDNEVHQARAMLDAIFGIQNFIACCIWHKMDSPKNTAEHFSVDHDYVLVYAKNAALWSMNLLPRTDEMLARYKNPDNDPRGPWLLTPDVS